The Ananas comosus cultivar F153 unplaced genomic scaffold, ASM154086v1, whole genome shotgun sequence genome has a segment encoding these proteins:
- the LOC109704593 gene encoding probable carboxylesterase 2, which translates to MAKGEEERLRTLPCERLMVAVAEKDVLRERGREYCEGLKRSGFERRVELLESEGEEHVFHLRNPKCDKANEMMDRVVAFLNSHH; encoded by the coding sequence ATGGcgaagggggaggaggagaggttgAGGACGCTCCCGTGCGAGAGGTTGatggtggcggtggcggagaaggacgtgttgagggagagagggagggagtaTTGCGAGGGCCTGAAGCGGAGCGGGTTTGAGAGGAGAGTGGAGCTGTTGGAGTCGGAGGGGGAGGAGCATGTTTTCCACCTCCGAAACCCGAAATGCGACAAGGCCAACGAGATGATGGATCGCGTGGTCGCCTTCTTAAATTCTCATCACTAA
- the LOC109704592 gene encoding probable carboxylesterase 2, which yields MASEDAADEVAVEFFPLFRSYKSGRVERLLGTSVVPPGLDPDTSVLSKDVPLHPDSPLPSARLYLPQTIDDDDEVSETKPKLLPVLVYFHGGGFVIESAASPTYHSYLNALASRARILVVSVEYRRAPEHPVPAAYDDSWAALRWVAARADPWLAERGDLARVFLAGDSAGGNIAHNVAMRVAAEGLGGDEGVRIEGLILAHPWFWGKEPIGEETRDPVRREWTERLWKTVCPGTEGIDDPRINPMAEGEAALERLGKLPCGTVMVAVAEKDMLSERGRAYCEGLKKSGWGGRVELLDTEGEDHVFHLLNPNCDKAKDMMDRLVALFSSS from the coding sequence ATGGCCTCCGAAGACGCCGCCGACGAGGTCGCCGTCGAGTTCTTTCCCCTCTTCCGCTCCTACAAGAGCGGCCGCGTCGAGCGCCTCCTCGGCACCTCCGTCGTCCCCCCCGGCCTCGACCCCGACACCTCCGTCCTATCCAAGGACGTCCCCCTCCACCCCGACTCCCCCCTCCCCTCCGCTCGCCTCTACCTCCCCCAAACCatagacgacgacgacgaggtgTCCGAGACGAAGCCGAAGCTCCTCCCCGTCCTCGTCTACTTCCACGGCGGCGGCTTCGTCATCGAGAGCGCCGCGTCCCCGACCTACCACTCCTACCTCAACGCCCTCGCCTCTAGGGCCCGGATCCTCGTCGTCTCCGTCGAGTACCGCCGCGCCCCGGAGCACCCGGTCCCCGCGGCCTACGACGACTCGTGGGCCGCGCTCCGGTGGGTCGCGGCGCGCGCCGACCCGTGGCTCGCCGAGCGCGGCGACCTCGCGCGCGTCTTCCTGGCCGGGGACAGCGCCGGGGGGAACATCGCCCACAACGTCGCCATGAGGGTCGCCGCCGAGGGTTTAGGAGGCGACGAAGGGGTCCGGATCGAGGGTTTGATCCTGGCCCACCCGTGGTTTTGGGGGAAGGAGCCGATCGGGGAGGAGACGAGGGATCCGGTGAGGAGGGAGTGGACGGAGAGGCTGTGGAAGACCGTGTGCCCGGGGACGGAGGGGATCGACGATCCGAGGATTAATCCCATGGCGGAGGGGGAAGCGGCGTTGGAGAGGTTGGGGAAGCTCCCGTGCGGGACGGTAatggtggcggtggcggagaaggacATGTTGAGCGAGCGAGGGAGGGCGTATTGCGAGGGGTTGAAGAAGAGTGGGTGGGGAGGGAGAGTGGAGCTCCTCGACACCGAGGGGGAGGACCATGTTTTCCACCTCCTAAACCCTAACTGCGACAAGGCGAAGGACATGATGGATCGCCTCGTCGcactcttctcctcctcttaa
- the LOC109704594 gene encoding uncharacterized protein LOC109704594, producing MPYFAHEYQTKLPCSHNKSLPTLIRDIACGHCHGSCLRTPSSSSSDDDVDDCGLDFDTKQVILMEIRNRAMKAKLNPRDFAWSLPPPAHRGEVIPPKKKRLIGDDDEDDDEEESGDDEAYFSVRSCFSRCSSRSAGSMETSAAAAGKADRPRTLEELMSCEGWPFGLFRRAAAAAVTLPPLPSTPADSWMWHKRNLLHYTH from the exons ATGCCTTACTTTGCCCATGAATACCAAACCAAACTCCCTTGCTCCCACAACAAATCCCTCCCCACTCTCATTAGAGATATAGCTTGTGGGCACTGCCATGGCTCCTGCCTCCGAACCCCGTCCTCATCGAGctccgacgacgacgtcgaTGACTGCGGCTTGGATTTCGATACTAAACAA GTTATTCTCATGGAGATCAGAAACCGAGCAATGAAGGCCAAGCTCAACCCCAGGGACTTCGCCTGGTCTCTCCCTCCACCTGCACATAGAGGAGAAGTTATCCCTCCCAAGAAGAAGAGATTAATCGGAGACGACGATGAAGACGATGACGAAGAAGAGAGCGGCGACGACGAGGCCTACTTCTCGGTGAGGAGCTGCTTCTCGCGGTGCTCAAGTCGGAGCGCGGGGTCGATGGAGACGTCGGCAGCAGCAGCCGGGAAGGCCGACCGGCCGCGCACGTTGGAGGAGCTGATGAGCTGCGAGGGCTGGCCTTTCGGCCTCTTCCGccgcgcggcggcggctgcagtgacgctgccgccgctgccgagCACGCCGGCGGATTCCTGGATGTGGCATAAGAGGAACCTTTTGCATTACACTCATTGA